In a single window of the Diospyros lotus cultivar Yz01 chromosome 10, ASM1463336v1, whole genome shotgun sequence genome:
- the LOC127810888 gene encoding NADH dehydrogenase [ubiquinone] 1 alpha subcomplex subunit 13-B isoform X2 has translation MTEAVIRNKPGMASVKDMPILQDGPPPGGFPPVRFARRIPNKGPSAVAIFLTAFGAFSWGMYQVGKGNKIRRELKEEKYAARRAVLPFLQAEEDERFVKEWKKFLEEEARIKKDVPGWKVGESVYHSGRWMPPATGELRPEVW, from the exons atgacggAGGCGGTGATAAGGAACAAGCCCGGGATGGCCAGCGTGAAGGACATGCCGATCCTCCAGGATGGCCCGCCGCCGGGCGGCTTTCCGCCGGTTCGATTCGCCCGGCGGATCCCTAACAAGGGTCCCAGCGCCGTCGCCATTTTCCTCACCGCTTTCGGGGCTTTCTCTTGGGGCATGTACCAGGTCGGAAAGGGCAACAAGATCCGAAG AGAGCTTAAGGAAGAGAAGTATGCTGCACGCAGAGCTGTACTACCCTTCCTTCAAGCTGAAGAGGATGAAAG ATTTGTCAAAGAGTGGAAGAAGTTTCTTGAAGAAGAGGCTAGAATAAAGAAGGATGTGCCCGGTTGGAAAGTCGGCGAAAGCGTCTACCACTCTGGAAGATGGATGCCACCAGCAACTGGCGAGCTCCGCCCCGAGGTCTGGTAA
- the LOC127811253 gene encoding S-protein homolog 5-like, protein MGCSSIPLVFLMFLFVYTASSTFEVTVHIISLVTDDPLTLFFRCKSENEDLGYQQVYSDEEYNWTFKSDTNSYDFFFCHFYWNGKEIVFPVYDHAIGEECAITNSTHHDCYWTGKPDGFYFWMRPEVLEKRYDW, encoded by the coding sequence ATGGGTTGTTCTTCCATCCCTTTGGTCTTtctaatgtttctatttgtttaTACAGCTTCATCAACCTTTGAAGTTACAGTTCATATCATCAGTCTGGTTACAGATGACCCTTTAACGTTGTTCTTCCGATGCAAATCTGAAAATGAGGATTTGGGATATCAGCAGGTGTATTCTGATGAAGAATACAATTGGACATTCAAGTCTGATACTAATTcatatgatttctttttttgCCATTTCTACTGGAACGGGAAGGAGATAGTTTTTCCTGTTTATGATCATGCTATAGGTGAGGAATGCGCCATTACCAATTCGACTCATCATGATTGCTATTGGACAGGGAAACCTGATGGATTCTACTTTTGGATGAGGCCAGAGGTACTGGAGAAAAGATATGATTGGTGA
- the LOC127810888 gene encoding NADH dehydrogenase [ubiquinone] 1 alpha subcomplex subunit 13-B isoform X1, giving the protein MTEAVIRNKPGMASVKDMPILQDGPPPGGFPPVRFARRIPNKGPSAVAIFLTAFGAFSWGMYQVGKGNKIRRELKEEKYAARRAVLPFLQAEEDERFVKEWKKFLEEEARIMKDVPGWKVGESVYHSGRWMPPATGELRPEVW; this is encoded by the exons atgacggAGGCGGTGATAAGGAACAAGCCCGGGATGGCCAGCGTGAAGGACATGCCGATCCTCCAGGATGGCCCGCCGCCGGGCGGCTTTCCGCCGGTTCGATTCGCCCGGCGGATCCCTAACAAGGGTCCCAGCGCCGTCGCCATTTTCCTCACCGCTTTCGGGGCTTTCTCTTGGGGCATGTACCAGGTCGGAAAGGGCAACAAGATCCGAAG AGAGCTTAAGGAAGAGAAGTATGCTGCACGCAGAGCTGTACTACCCTTCCTTCAAGCTGAAGAGGATGAAAG ATTTGTCAAAGAGTGGAAGAAGTTTCTTGAAGAAGAGGCTAGAATAATGAAGGATGTGCCCGGTTGGAAAGTCGGCGAAAGCGTCTACCACTCTGGAAGATGGATGCCACCAGCAACCGGCGAGCTCCGCCCCGAGGTCTGGTAA